One Azoarcus sp. DN11 DNA segment encodes these proteins:
- a CDS encoding electron transfer flavoprotein-ubiquinone oxidoreductase produces MSNERESMEFDVLIVGGGPAGLAAAIRLKQLAAEKGSEVSVCLIEKAAEIGAHILSGAVMDPRALDELIPDWKEQGAPLNTAVTEDRVIFLNETGGRKVPNGLLPDCFLNHGNYIVRLGNVAEWLGEQAEALGVEVYPGFAGAEILYDLSGETSGAVKGVVTGDMGVTREGEHGPAYQPGMELHAKYTLFAEGCRGHLGKQLEAKFNLRDGVDPQTYGIGLKELWEVPAERHEPGVVVHTTGWPLPSDTYGGGFVYHLEDNLVAIGYVVGLNYTNPHLSPFEEFQRYKTHPEIRKYLEGGKRLAYGARAIAAGGLQSQPKLVFPGGALIGDDAGFLNAARIKGSHAAIKSGALAAEAAFEAVAAERQSDELTAFPDAFKSSWLYAELHKTRNFKPYMKKGLWMGSLLFGIDQKVFQGKAPWTLHNSSDHDKLKPASECPKIDYPKPDGVLTFDRLSSVFLSNTNHEEDQPCHLRLKDASVPIAINLAKYDAPEQRYCPAGVYEIVREEAGPRLQINAQNCVHCKTCDIKDPTQNIDWVVPQGGEGPIYQGM; encoded by the coding sequence ATGAGCAACGAACGCGAATCGATGGAATTCGACGTCCTGATCGTCGGCGGTGGGCCCGCGGGGCTGGCGGCTGCGATCAGGCTGAAGCAACTGGCGGCCGAGAAAGGCAGCGAAGTTTCCGTTTGCCTGATCGAGAAGGCTGCCGAGATCGGCGCGCACATCCTCTCCGGCGCGGTGATGGACCCGCGCGCGCTCGACGAACTGATCCCCGACTGGAAGGAACAGGGCGCGCCGCTCAACACCGCCGTCACCGAAGACCGCGTGATCTTCCTCAACGAAACCGGCGGGCGCAAGGTCCCCAACGGCCTGCTGCCGGACTGTTTCCTGAACCACGGCAACTACATCGTGCGCCTCGGGAACGTCGCCGAGTGGCTCGGCGAGCAGGCCGAAGCGCTGGGCGTCGAGGTCTATCCGGGTTTTGCCGGGGCCGAGATCCTGTACGACCTCAGTGGCGAAACGAGCGGTGCCGTGAAGGGTGTGGTGACCGGTGACATGGGGGTGACGCGCGAAGGCGAGCACGGCCCCGCCTACCAGCCTGGCATGGAGCTGCACGCGAAATACACGCTGTTCGCCGAAGGCTGCCGCGGCCACTTGGGCAAGCAGCTCGAAGCGAAATTCAACCTGCGCGACGGCGTCGATCCGCAGACCTACGGTATCGGCCTCAAGGAGCTGTGGGAAGTGCCGGCCGAGCGCCACGAGCCGGGCGTGGTCGTGCACACCACGGGCTGGCCGCTGCCCTCCGACACCTACGGCGGCGGCTTCGTCTATCACCTCGAGGACAACCTCGTCGCGATCGGCTACGTCGTGGGCCTCAACTACACCAACCCGCACCTGTCGCCGTTCGAGGAATTCCAGCGCTACAAGACCCATCCCGAGATCCGCAAGTATCTCGAAGGCGGCAAGCGCCTGGCCTATGGCGCGCGCGCGATCGCCGCGGGCGGCCTGCAGAGCCAGCCCAAGCTGGTGTTCCCGGGCGGCGCGCTGATCGGCGACGACGCGGGCTTCCTCAACGCCGCGCGCATCAAGGGCAGCCACGCCGCGATCAAGAGCGGCGCGCTCGCGGCCGAGGCCGCGTTCGAGGCGGTGGCCGCGGAGCGCCAGAGCGACGAACTCACGGCCTTCCCCGACGCGTTTAAGAGCAGCTGGCTGTACGCGGAGCTGCACAAAACGCGCAACTTCAAGCCCTACATGAAGAAGGGCCTGTGGATGGGCTCGCTGCTGTTCGGCATCGACCAGAAGGTGTTCCAGGGCAAGGCGCCGTGGACGCTGCACAACTCGTCCGACCACGACAAGCTCAAGCCCGCGTCCGAGTGCCCGAAGATCGACTACCCGAAACCCGACGGCGTGCTGACCTTCGACCGCCTCTCCTCGGTGTTCCTGTCGAACACCAACCACGAGGAAGACCAACCCTGCCACCTGCGGCTGAAGGATGCGTCGGTGCCGATCGCGATCAATCTCGCGAAGTACGACGCGCCCGAGCAGCGCTACTGCCCAGCCGGCGTGTACGAGATCGTGCGCGAGGAAGCGGGCCCGCGCCTGCAGATCAACGCGCAGAACTGCGTGCACTGCAAGACCTGCGACATCAAGGACCCGACGCAGAACATCGACTGGGTCGTGCCGCAGGGCGGCGAAGGGCCGATCTACCAGGGGATGTAG